The DNA region AACGTCTTCTTGACGCCAGCGGTCTCTCCGAGGATCAGCATCTGGCTGCCCGAGAGCGAGGCTGAGAGAACCCGGAAGCCGGCCGGCAGATCGGCCGTCATCGATAGTGGCTGGCCCGACGGCACGGCAAAGGGCTGTGCGACCGTCGCGGCAGGCGCAGTTCGTCCGTCATCTCGCGTCAGCTTGTAGCCGATGGCGACCAGTACCGCGAGGAACAGCACCGCCATGATACCGCCGGAGACCAACTGCAGCTTGATCATCTTGCGGCGCACGTTTTCCATCGCGGGATCCAGCGGCTTTTCGTCCTGTTCGTCGTCGAGATGGGTCATGATCGCGGTCGGTCCTTTAGAAGCTTCACGGTCGTATCCACAGTGTCCCTCGCGGGGCAACGGGAGCAAAATCATCCGGCAATCGATTGTCGAAAGCGCCGGTCTGTGCCACATGGCAGGAAAACCGGGCCGCACCGTCGGTCGAGGAAAGACGGAATGACACGATGAGCGCCCCCTTTACCGAAAGCACTGCCGCAAGAAAAGAGCTGATTGCCGATGCGGATGCCGCAGGCCGCATCGACGCCTGGCTGACAGCGGCGCTGGGGGCAGAATTTTCCCGCAACCGGGTGAAGGCACTGATCGAACAAGGCGCCGTGCAGGTGAACGGCGTGCTGCTGGATTCGCCCAACCGCAAGATCAAGACCGGCGACGTCGTCGTCATCGACCTGCCGGCGCCGGAAGACCCGCAGCCGAAGGGCGAGAACATCCCGCTCGACGTGCTCTATGAAGACAAAGACCTGATTGTCATCGCCAAGCCGCCCGGCCTCGTCGTCCATCCGGGTGCGGGCAACTGGCACGGCACGCTGGTCAATGCGCTGATCTACCACTGCGGCGACAGCCTGTCCGGCATCGGCGGCGTCAAGCGCCCAGGCATCGTCCACCGCCTCGACAAGGACACATCAGGTGTCATGGTCGTCGCCAAGAACGACATCGCCCATCGTCACCTCGCCGACCAGTTCGCCGACCATGGCCGCACCGGCCCGCTGGAGCGCGCCTACCGCGCCGTGGTCTGGGGCCGCCCGCGCACGCTTGCCGGCACGATCGATGCGGCCCTCGGCCGCTCCGGTGCCGACCGCACCAAGCGCACGGTGAAGCGCGAGGACACCGACGATGCTCGCGAGGCGATCACCCATTACACCGTGCTGGAGCGTTACGGCGAAAAGCCGGATGCCACCTGCCTCGCCTCGCTGGTCGAGTGCCGCCTGGAAACCGGCCGCACCCATCAGATCCGCGTCCACATGGCCCATATCGGCAATCCCCTGATCGGCGACCAGGAATATGGCGCGGCCTTCAAGACCAAGGCCAATCTTCTGCCGGAAGACGCCAAGCGGGCGGTGAGCAAGTTCCACCGTCAGGCCCTGCATGCCTATCTGCTCGCCTTCGAACACCCGACGACGGGTGAGACCATGCACTTCGAAGCCCCAGTCCCGGCCGATCTGCAGAAGGTCATCGACGCCTTGAAGGCGATCTGACGACGGCGGGCGGACCGCTTAAGCGATCGACCGGCACCGCAGCGTCCGGCGCCACCACGTGACGTGCCAGGAGAACGTGACCGATCACGGCGGCGAGAACGATGACCCCGCCGATCAGCGTGGTCGGCGAAGGCTGATCGCCCACCACCAGCCAGACCCAGAAAGGCGCAAGCGGCGCATCCAGCGCTCCGATCAGCGCCGATTCCACCGGCGGCACGTCCCTCGCCCCCAGAGTCAGCAGCAGGAAGCCCAGCGAAAAGGCCAGCACCCCGAAGCCGAGAACCACCAGCAGGTCATGGCCGGATGCCGCAAAGGGCGCCGCAAAGGGCAATGCGAGGGCAGCACTCATAAGGCAGGAAACCACCGTACAGGGCAGCGCCGGTTTATCGGGATGACGGCGGATCAGCACCGTCCAGAGCGCCACCATGCCGGTCATGGCGAAGGCCAGCAAATCGCCGAGAAGCGTGCCTTCCTCGCCACTGCCGATCATCACCACCACCCCTGCCATCGCCACGCCGCTGGCGACCAGCGCCGGCCGACCGGGTCGCTCGCCGAGCAGCAGATAACCGAGACCGGCGGCCAGAAACGGACAGGTGGCGAAAATGATCGCAACATGGGCGACGGAGGTCGTATAGAGCGCCCCGATGAACAGCACGGCGCAGGCGGCCGATGTCGCACAAATGAGGAGACCCGCCCAGCCGAGTCGGGCAAAATCCTCCACCACCTGCCCCCGTGCCGTCCCGACGAGGCAGAGAAGAAGGAACAGACCTGCGATCGTCCCGCGCAGAAAGAGCAGCGTCGGCCCGTCGATCGATACGAGCCGCGTCATCAGCCCCGCCGTGGACAGCGCCACCGTCGCGGCCGTGACGGCAATTAGCCCTCGCGAATAGGAGGAGATGGACATGCGGCGCACCTTCTGAAAGACATAAACTATAGCCCCCTTGTAGCAGACCCCAACTGCCACCGGGACGTCATCAGGCGACGTTACTCGACGTGTTCGATTATCTCGGATTCCGAACACACCGTCACGCTCTCGTGAGGGAACGCAAATCTTGTATCGCTGTTTTGCCATACTTATCTGTCATACGGATTTCTGTGGGATAGAGAGATCCACGGAGATGGGACTCGCCGGTTTTCAGGGAGTCCACGAAGAAAAGGGGGTGCTATATGGCCCGCAACAGTCTGCCTTCCATCACCGCCGGCGAAGCCGGTCTCAATCGCTACCTGGACGAGATCCGCAAGTTTCCGATGCTGGAACCCCAGGAAGAATACATGCTTGCCAAGCGCTATGCCGAACATGGCGACCGTGAAGCTGCCCATCGCATGGTGACCAGCCATCTGCGCCTCGTGGCGAAGATCGCCATGGGCTATCGCGGCTACGGCCTGCCGATCGGCGAAGTCGTCTCGGAGGGCAATGTCGGCCTGATGCAGGCCGTCAAGAAGTTCGATCCGGAACGCGGCTTCCGTCTGGCGACCTATGCCATGTGGTGGATCAAGGCCTCGATTCAGGAATACATCCTGCGCTCGTGGTCTCTGGTCAAGATGGGCACGACCGCCAATCAGAAGCGTCTCTTCTTCAACCTGCGTCGGCTGAAGGGCAAGATCCAGGCCATCGAGGAAGGCGATCTGAAGCCGGATCAGGTGGCCGAGATCGCCACCAAGCTGAACGTGTCCGAGGAAGAAGTCATCTCGATGAACCGCCGCCTGTCCGGCGACGCCTCGCTGAACGCGCCCTTGCGCGCTGCCGAAGGCGAGAGCGGTCAATGGCAGGATTGGCTGGTTGATGACCACGAAAGCCAGGAAGCCGTGCTCATCGAGCAGGACGAGTTGGAAACCCGCCGCCGCATGCTGCAGCGGGCGATGAGCGTCCTGAACGATCGCGAACGTCGCATCTTCGAGGCGCGTCGCCTGGCGGAAGACCCGGTGACGCTCGAAGAGCTTTCCGCCGAGTTCGACATCAGTCGCGAACGCGTGCGCCAGATCGAGGTGCGTGCCTTCGAAAAGGTCCAGGAAGCCGTTCAGAAGGACGCGATGGAACGGGCCAAGGCGCTGAGGGTCGTCGAGGCTTAATGCACCTGATCCCCTTCGCTACACAGTCTGAGCCGCCCGAGAGATCGGGCGGTTTTTTGTTTCTCGAACACCTTCTGCGTCTATTCCGTCGCCAGTTGCTGACGCGAAAAGAGGAAGAGCCCCAGCGCAAACAGGATGACACACCATCCGACGAGGATCACCAGCCCCGCAACGCCCGCCATCGGCGACCCACCGGTGAGTATCCAGTCCCGCAACCACCCAGCTGCATAACTCGGGAGCGGCAGGCGGTCGGCATCCGCGCCGAGATAGAGCTGCAACACCGTTGAACCGATTGCGAGCAGAAATGCCGGGATCACGGCAGCGATCATCGAGCGGAAAATCACCACGAGCGTCGTCACAAAGGCGACGAGCACCGCCAGTTCCAGAAGAGCGCAGATAAAGGCGGCAACAAGCGTTAAGAAGGATTGGCCGGAAAGCATGACAAAACCGGCGCCCTGGCCTTTGGCAACAGACAAGACGAGATTGAGCGCCATGTCGCCGAATGCTGCCAGCAGCAGCCCGAGTGCAAGCCACGTAATGCAGGTCAGGACCTTCGCCGTAAACAGCGACGCTCGACCGTGTCGCGGCACCAGAAGCCGCCACGTTGCCTGGCGATAATCGAGAAAGAACACGGAGCCGATGCCGATGGCATAGATCAGTTGCCCGATCGAGTTCCCGGACAGGCTGAGGCTCTTGGCGGCCGAGAGGAATAGGTCGACATCTCCGCTGGTTTGCCGCCCCATGCGGACAAACAGCAACCCTTCGATGATTAGCTTGAACAGCAGCGCCACGATCGGCACGGCGAGGAAGCCCCAGAATAGGGTCGACGGCTGGCGGCGAAGCTTCAGCATCTCACTGGACAACAGCGCTCTCATCGGCCGGCCTCCCGCGTCTGCGACAGGAAGATGGTTTCCAGATCGGGCTTCACCCATTTCGCCTCATGGATGCGCATGCCTGCAGCCGAGAGTGATGCGATCAAATCGGGCACCTGCTCCCTTTCGGTCCGCACGTAAATCCCGCCATCGCCCGCCTCCGCCTGTGCGCCAAGCCGTTGGAGCAGCACATCAGGCGTGTCCACCGAGATCCAGAAGCGCCCATCCCGGTCGAGCATGTCGGCGACGGCACCCTCTGCCACCAACCGCCCATGCTGCAGGATCGCAACGCGGTCGCAGACCCGTTGTACTTCGTCTAGGAGATGGCTGGATAAGAGCACAGTCAGGCCGTCGCGATGGGCAAGCTCACCGATCAGCGCACGCATTTCCAGGATGCCGTCCGGATCGAGCCCATTGGTCGGCTCATCAAGGATGATGGCCTCCGGCTGCCCGATCAGCGCGCAACCAATGCCCAGTCGCTGCTTCATGCCAAGAGAAAAGCCGGACACGGTTTTGTCTGCAGCCTGCTCCAGGCCGATACGTCGCAGGATCGGTTCGACGAGCGGCAACGTGTTCGTAAAGCGCCCCAGCATCTGCAGATGCTCACGGGCACTAAGGAAGGGGTAAAAGCTCGGGGTTTCGATCAGCATGCCGAGACGGCGGCGATTTGCGGTGCCCGCCGCCTCGCCGAAAATCCGCACCTCACCCCGATCTTGCGTCAAAAGTCCCGCAAGGATCCTGAGCAGCGTACTCTTGCCGGCACCATTCGGCCCCAGCAGACCGTAAACCGCGCCCTTGGGCACGCCGAGACTCAGGCCGTCCAGCGCCTGCACGGACACGCCGCTCCGCCCGAACCGTTTTTCGATGGAGACGAAGGTAATGGCCGAATCTGGAGCCGGATGATCCGCCGGACGTTCACGCAGGTCTCCGGCAATCGATGTCATCGGCTCTCTCCTTTTGCCAGCCTGCGGCCCGGAAATCGAGCGCGAGCAGGACGCGGTCTTGTCGCCCTGGCAGGGACACCTCAGCCCCCGCCCAATAAAAAATCCGCCGAAATGTCTCTCGGCGGATTTGAAAATTCCAGAACCGATCGCTCAGTTCGCTGCTGCGGGCGGCGCAAGCGCTGCCCATTCGCGCATGACCTGTTCGAAGACCTTGGCGCCCTGTGTGCCCTTGTCGAAGGTGAGGAGCGCCCGGCGACCATTGCGGTAGGTGACCGGGATGTCGATCCAGCCGCGGGTCGAGAGCAGTTCCATATTGCGCTTGATCACATCGGCAAAGTCGTTGAGCGCAACCAGATAGGTGTCGTCGGTGACCTTGGCGGTAACAGCCACGAGCGGATCGCCGCGATCCTGCTCGGTTCGCTTCATCGCGATGCGTTGCAGATTGTCGATGGCACCGCCTTCGAAATCGGCCGGCACCGAGAACACCACTTCGATGAGGTGGCTCGCCGGCAGCGAGTTGTCGGTGTTGCGCTTGATCGTAACGAGCGCCGAAATGCCGCGCTCGGGCACGTTGAGCTTGCCCTGGATCTGCGGGTCGGGCTTGCCGTCTGGGCCGGTTTCGCGCACGGCCGACCAGATGATCGATCCCGGTACGGCAACCGGGGTGGCCTGACCGAGACGCTCTTCATAGAGGAAAAGCTTCTCGCCACCGGCAACGGGGGCTGCCGACGATGCGGCATTGGTGGGCGCGGTGCCTGCTGTCGGCGTTGCCGAAGCCGGGGCATCGGTCGGTTCGATGGTTGAAGCAACGGTCTGGGCAGAGACGGAACGTCCCTCCTCGGCGGTGCCGGCTGGAGCGGCGCCCGCGCCCTCATCGATCTCAGAGCCATCGGCGCGCAGCCGCTGGGTGAACTTCTGGCCGCTCGCGGCACCGTCTTCCGGGGCCGTGGCCGTCGCAGCGGGCGTGGGCGTGGGCGTGGTCGGCGCAGTCGCTGCAGGCGCCGCATCCGTTGCAGCCGGACTTGTCGCCGCCGGCGTCGTCTCTCCCTCGGTCGCCTTTTCCGGCGCGCCGGTCAGGTTCGCGACCATGCTGCCGATATCGTCGCGCCAGGTCCAGCCGGCATAGCCGACACCCGCGATAACCAGCAGGCCAACGACACCGAGGACGATGGGGGCAAGGTTGCGGCGCTTTTTGGGCTCCAGTCGATAGGCAGGCTGATCATAGCCGCCCATCATCCGGCCGATATCACTGTCCTGATCGATGGTCGCGGGTTTGGCGTCCGGCGAGAAGCTCTGGAGATGCGCATCCCAGTCAGGTGTCGCAGGCAATTCGCTGGTGCCGGGGGCAGCCGTTGCGACGGATGCCTGAACCTCCGCATTGTCGCGGAACCACTGGCTGAAATCGTCGGGATCGATGGTTGCGGCCGCCTGGGCGACAGCGGGCGCGGCAGCGACCGTCTCGAACGGCTCGGGCTGGCTCTGCTCCAGGCTGAGACCGGCCGGCACCGGAAAATCCTGTTCGACTTCAACGTGGACGGGTTCCTGATAGGCGGGGAATTCGTCCGTCGGCGTGTGGGAAATAGAAACCGGCGCAGGCTCGATCTCCGGTAGCTCCGGGACCCTATTTGCCGCGGGAGCGATCCCCAGCGGCAAATCCCAGCTGGCAGCAGGGATGGCCGGCGTCGGATCGCTCGCGCGGCTCTGCAGCCAGTCGTCCACGGCATCGGAAACGGCGGGCCGGGGTTCTTCCGCCGGAGCGGCGAAATCGGCAGGTTCGATGAGACTATCGCCAGTTTCCGCCGCTTGGTCACGATCGGCAACCTCGCCCCAGGCCGGGGCAACAGGTCGGTCTGCGGCGAATTCCGGCTCGGGCGCATTGGCCCAGCCGGTAAAGGCAGGCTCCGCCGGCGTTACCGGGCTCGCCTCGATGCGACGTTCTTCGGCGGCGGAGAAGGCTGCCTCAAGCCGAGATTCGGCAGCTGGTGCCGCGTCGCGCGCTTGCGCATCGCCGAACACCTTCGCATCATACATGTTGGCGTAATCGGTCTCGCCGCCCGTCAAGGCATAATCGGGATCGGACCAGACTGACGGAGCGGGCTCGGCAGCAGCTGCGGGCCGCGGTTCTTCTGCCACGACTTCGGCCTCGGATGCGTACACCTCCGATGCCGATGCCGGTGCGGGCTCGCTCATATGGGCATCGGCCCAGTCGTCGCCGGTGACAGCAGGCGCCTCGGGCTCGCGATATTCGGTGTGCTCGACGGCCGCATAATCATGCTCGACCGCGGCCTCAGGAACCGTCTGTTCCGGCTCAGGAGACGCATGTGCCGCAGTACCCGGATCGGCAAAAAGCGGCTCAGGACCACGTGCCGGCTCGGCCCAGACCGGCTGCGGCTCGTGGGCAGCGTGCGGCTCTGGCGCCTGTGCGGCTTGCGGTTCGAAAGCCGGCACCGCAACCTCGTCGAGCGCCGGCAAGGCCTCGGCGTGTTCAGCTTCAACTTCCCGAATGGCGGCGTCGAGCTTCTCCAACTGCCGCTGCAGCATGTGCTCCGGCGGACGCGGCGACATGTTCTCAAGCTGCCGCACAACGGCCGAACGGGCCTTTTCATAGACCCGTGCACGCATTTCCGGAGTATTGTTCGACAGGCCATCCACGGCCCGTCGAATCACTGCGATAAAGTCAGCCATCAGCACTTTCTCATTATTGCCGGAGCGGATTCGACCGGCAAAATTTATTAAACTTCAGATTAGTCCTCGAAAGGGTCCGTCACAAGTATCGTGTCGTCCCGCTCTGGGCTTGTCGACAGAAGGGCGACCGGCGCGCCGATCAGTTCTTCGACCTGGCGCACATATTTGATCGCCTGGGCCGGCAAATCGGCCCATTTACGGGCACCGACGGTCGACTCTTTCCAGCCTTCGAGCGTGATGTAGATGGGCTCGACACGGGCCTGAGCGGCCTGGGCGGCCGGCAGATAATCGATTTCCTGGCCGTCCAGCTTGTAGCCGACGCAGATCTTCAGCTCTTCCAGACCGTCGAGAACGTCGAGTTTGGTGAGCGCGATGCCGGTGATTCCATTGGTGGCGACCGACTGGCGAACGAGCGCAGCATCAAACCAGCCGCAACGACGCTTGCGGCCCGTGACTGTGCCGAACTCATGGCCCTTCTCGCCAAGGAACTGGCCGATCTCGTCATGCAGCTCGGTCGGGAAGGGACCTTCGCCGACGCGCGTCGTATAGGCCTTGGTGATGCCGAGGATATAGCCGAGCGAACCCGGGCCCATGCCGGAACCGGCGGCGGCCTGGCCAGCAACCGTGTTCGAGGAGGTGACGAAAGGATAGGTGCCGTGGTCGATGTCGAGCAGAGACCCTTGAGCGCCTTCGAACAGGATGCGCGAACCCTTGCGGCGCTCCTTGTCCAGGAGCACCCAGACCGAATCCATGAAAGGCAGCACACGGTCGGCGATCGAGGTCAATTCCTCCATGATCGTCTTGTGCTCGATTTCGGCCACGCCGAAGCCGCGACGCAGCGCGTTGTGATGGGTGAGGATGCGTTCGACCTTGCCTTCCAGCGCGTCGAGGTCGGCGAGATCCATGACACGGATCGCACGGCGACCGACCTTGTCTTCATAGGCAGGACCAATACCGCGGCGAGTCGTGCCGATCTTGGTGCCACTGTTGGAGGCAGCGTCTTCGCGCATGCCGTCGAGTTCACGGTGCAGCGACAGGATGAGGGTGGCATTTTCGGCAATCCGCAGATTGTCCGGCGTGACCGACACGCCCTGGTCCTTCAACCGGCCGATTTCGGCGATCAGCGCATGCGGGTCGACAACCACGCCATTTCCGATGACGGCCTTCTTGCCCGGACGTACGACGCCAGACGGCAGAAGAGACAGCTTGTAGGACACGCCGTCGATGACGAGCGTATGGCCGGCATTGTGTCCACCCTGGAAGCGGACCACGATATCCGCCCGTTCGGAGAGCCAGTCGACAATCTTGCCCTTGCCCTCGTCACCCCATTGCGAACCAATCACCACGACATTCGTCATTTCGAAATCCTGTTTATCGCGCAGTGCCTGCGCCTCACCCAAACCCGCGCATCTATACTGTGTTGTTTTTGGGAAATCGACCCGTTTTGCGGGGCGATTTGGCTTTTTGCGTGACAAAGGTCGACCCCTCGCCTATTTCCGAGGCAATTCGCGCTGCGATGGATGCGCTCTGACGTCTCCCGGAACGAGCGCAGACATGCAGGGAAGAAACGCTTTGCCGATCCGCGCCTATATCTATCTCGTCATCACAACACTGCTCTGGGGCGGCAACACCATCGCCGGCAAACTGGCGCTCGGTCATGTCAGCCCGATGGCCCTGAGCTTCGGCCGCTGGGCCGTGGCGACCCTGGTGATCGCGTCGATCTCGGTCCCGCAGATCCGCAAGGACTGGGATCTCCTGAAGGCGAACTGGAAGCTTTTGATCTTCTACGGCGCCGTCGGTTACGCCGCCTTCAACGGCTTCCTCTACACGGCGCTCAAATATACGAGCGCCGTAAACGGCGCGATCGAACAGGGCGCCATTCCGGTCCTGATCTTCGTCATCAATTTCCTGCTGTTCCGCATCCCGGTCTCCGCAATCCAGATCCTGGGCTTCGTCATTAGCTTTGCCGGTGCAGCCGTCACGGCCTCGCACGGCAATCTGCAGACGCTCCTCACCCTCACCCTGAATTACGGCGACCTGCTGATGCTCTGCGCCGGCATCGCCTATGCCGTCTACACGATATCGCTGCGCTGGAAGCCGGCGGTGCATTGGAAGAGCCTGATGGCCGTGCCGGCGCTCGCCGCAGCCCTCACCAGCCTGCCGCTCCTGTGGTGGGAAGCCGGCGAAGGCCAGATGATTCTGCCCGACGCACGCGGCTGGATGATCATCCTCTATTGCGGCTTCTTCCCCTCGCTAATCTCGCAGATCCTCTACATCAAGGGGGTGGAAGGCATCGGCGCCAACCGGGCGGGGCTGTTCATCAATCTCGTGCCGGTCTTCGGCACGTTGCTGTCGATCACGCTTCTCGGCGAGACGCTGGAATACTTCCACATCCTGGCGCTCGCACTTGTGCTTGGTGGCATCGCCATCGCAGAATGGGGCAAGCCGCGCGAACCGCTCAAGGCGAATGCCTAGCCGACTGAAAGGATGTCCACTTCGCCGTCACTGAGCCGGGCTGCCGTCAGCCGGCCCGACTTGTAGCAATGCGTGTCGAGGCTCACACGGTCAGGGCCGACAAAGGCCTCGCGCATCGGCGTATGGCCGTGAAAGACGCGCACCGGCAAACCGGGGCCGAGGTCGAGAAACGACCGCCGGATCCACAAGAGGTCTTCGTCCTCCTGCTCCACCAGCGGCCGCCCCGGCCGGATCCCGGCATGCACGAAGACATCCGCGCCGACCGTCACCATCACCGCAGTCGCCTCGAGAAACTCGACATGGCTGGCTGGAACGACCGATCGAACCGCTTGCCGGAGAGCAAAGTTCGAGCCAACGAACGGACCATGCGCCTCGACGTCCAGTCCATAGGATCGCAGCGTCGTATCCGCCCCATGCTCCAGATACCAGTCGCCCGCCGGATCGCCCTTGAGATAGTCGAGAAACGCATCATCGTGGTTGCCGCGCAGGCAGATGCGGTCGAAGCCGACCGGTGGCGCGGCGCTGAGGTGATAGAGCACCGCAGCCGATTGCGGGCCCCGATCAATATAGTCGCCCAGCATAACAATCAGCTTGCGCCCCTCGCGCAGGCTCGCATCCTCTTTAATCTTATCTTCAAGTGCGAGCAGTGGCTCGAGACAGCCATGCACGTCGCCCACGGCATAGATCGCGGAATAGGTTCCAGGTTCGATCGTCACCCTCGGACGCAATCCGTCTTGTTGCACCTCGTCCGTTCCCATGGCCGCATCCCCTTGCCTGCTATCCGTGCCGCTGTCTTCTATCATGGATTGAAGCGTCGCGTCTGTCTGACCTACAGCCTTCGCATGCGTATCCAAAAAGGCAGCGGCCTGCACTGATTATGATGCTTTTCGAAGCCTGCCGTTTTGCCCTATCGGTCGATGAAACGAGACAAAGAGGCACGGCAATGGCGAAACCCTTCTTCTGGAACGAACTGGTGACGACGGACTTCGCCGCCCTTTCCGCCGACACCACGATCGCCGTCCTGCCCATCGCCTCGACCGAGCAGCACGGCCCCCATCTGCCGATCGCCACGGATGTCGCGATTGCCAATGGCATGCTGGCGGAGTTGAAGGCGCAGCGCCCCGACGACCTCGATTTCCTCGTCCTGCCGACCCAGGAAATCGGCAAGGCCAATGAACACGTCTACGGCCCCGGCAGTCTGTCCTTCGGCCCGGAACTCCTGATCCCGGCCTGGACGGCGATCGGCAGCAAGGTGGCCGAGGCCGGCATCCGCAAGCTGGTCATCGTCAACTCCCATGGCGGCAATGTCGATGTGATGAGCATCGTCGCCCGCGAACTGCGCGTCCGCCACCAGATGGTCGTCGTCTCCACCCAGTGGGGCCGTTTCGGAAATCCCGACGGCATGATTTCCGAGCATGAGAGCCGCTACGGCATTCATGGCGGCGAGGTCGAGACCTCCCTGATGCTGCATTTCCGCCCCGAATTGGTGCGCATGGACAAGGCTCAGAACTTCGTCTCGAAGGCCGAGCAGATGCGCGCGAACTCGAAATACCTGACGCCGCTCCCGCCGCATTCGCTGGCCTGGATCGCCCACGACCTGAACCCCCATGGCGTGGTTGGCGATGCCTCCAAGGGCACGGCGGAAAAGGGCGAGGCCATCTGCAAACATCAGGTGGCCGGTTTCATCGAGCTGCTGCGCGACGTCGCCGCCTATCCCCTGTCGAACCTCTACACGCCTGACTGAGAAACGGTCGCCTCACGCGCCGCCGCGAATGCTTTCAGGAATATGGCCCCGGTCCTTGAGATCCTGGACCAGCACGACCAGTTCCTGCATCAGATATTCGACGAACAGGCTTGTCGCCGAATCGAGCGTCGCCCGCGCCCGGGCAAACAGCTTCATCGGCTGATGGCGCACATGCGCCTCGGTCAGCGGCCGGAACACAAGTTCGCCGCGCCGGCATTCGGCGAGCGCATCGAGCGGATTGAGCAAGGTCAGCCCCGTCCCAGCCTTGACCAATTGCTTCATCAACTCCGACGAATTCGTTTCAAGGACCGGCTCGACCAAAAGCGGCAGCGGTGCCAGCGCCAGATCGATGATATTGCGCAGGCTGGTACCCGATTGTGCCAGGATCAAGGGTTCCTGCACGACGTCAACGAGATCGACCGGCCCCTCCTCCAGCGCCAGCCGATGCCCGGGTGGCAGCACGACACCGACCGGCACGTCGAAATTGGCGAGCGTCCGGATGCCCGGCGTCGCCGGTATGTTGAAGCCCAGACCGACATCGACCTCGCCCGTCAGCACCGGATTGATCGTCGTCACCCCGCCGTCGCTGCGCAGCTTGATCTGTACCCGCGAATGCTTGGCGATGAAGCCCGCGAGAACGGCGGGCAGCGGCCCGGAGGCGAGCCCGACGGTCGTCACCAGCGAGACCTTGCCGATCTGCGGCGTCTTGAGCCCGCGCAGCCGTCCCTCCAGCCGCTCGTAATTCTTCAGAACCTCGCGGATATGTTCGACGCAGAGTTCACCGGCTGCCGTGAGCCT from Rhizobium glycinendophyticum includes:
- a CDS encoding RluA family pseudouridine synthase gives rise to the protein MSAPFTESTAARKELIADADAAGRIDAWLTAALGAEFSRNRVKALIEQGAVQVNGVLLDSPNRKIKTGDVVVIDLPAPEDPQPKGENIPLDVLYEDKDLIVIAKPPGLVVHPGAGNWHGTLVNALIYHCGDSLSGIGGVKRPGIVHRLDKDTSGVMVVAKNDIAHRHLADQFADHGRTGPLERAYRAVVWGRPRTLAGTIDAALGRSGADRTKRTVKREDTDDAREAITHYTVLERYGEKPDATCLASLVECRLETGRTHQIRVHMAHIGNPLIGDQEYGAAFKTKANLLPEDAKRAVSKFHRQALHAYLLAFEHPTTGETMHFEAPVPADLQKVIDALKAI
- a CDS encoding DMT family transporter, with product MSISSYSRGLIAVTAATVALSTAGLMTRLVSIDGPTLLFLRGTIAGLFLLLCLVGTARGQVVEDFARLGWAGLLICATSAACAVLFIGALYTTSVAHVAIIFATCPFLAAGLGYLLLGERPGRPALVASGVAMAGVVVMIGSGEEGTLLGDLLAFAMTGMVALWTVLIRRHPDKPALPCTVVSCLMSAALALPFAAPFAASGHDLLVVLGFGVLAFSLGFLLLTLGARDVPPVESALIGALDAPLAPFWVWLVVGDQPSPTTLIGGVIVLAAVIGHVLLARHVVAPDAAVPVDRLSGPPAVVRSPSRRR
- the rpoH gene encoding RNA polymerase sigma factor RpoH, with translation MARNSLPSITAGEAGLNRYLDEIRKFPMLEPQEEYMLAKRYAEHGDREAAHRMVTSHLRLVAKIAMGYRGYGLPIGEVVSEGNVGLMQAVKKFDPERGFRLATYAMWWIKASIQEYILRSWSLVKMGTTANQKRLFFNLRRLKGKIQAIEEGDLKPDQVAEIATKLNVSEEEVISMNRRLSGDASLNAPLRAAEGESGQWQDWLVDDHESQEAVLIEQDELETRRRMLQRAMSVLNDRERRIFEARRLAEDPVTLEELSAEFDISRERVRQIEVRAFEKVQEAVQKDAMERAKALRVVEA
- a CDS encoding ABC transporter permease — translated: MRALLSSEMLKLRRQPSTLFWGFLAVPIVALLFKLIIEGLLFVRMGRQTSGDVDLFLSAAKSLSLSGNSIGQLIYAIGIGSVFFLDYRQATWRLLVPRHGRASLFTAKVLTCITWLALGLLLAAFGDMALNLVLSVAKGQGAGFVMLSGQSFLTLVAAFICALLELAVLVAFVTTLVVIFRSMIAAVIPAFLLAIGSTVLQLYLGADADRLPLPSYAAGWLRDWILTGGSPMAGVAGLVILVGWCVILFALGLFLFSRQQLATE
- a CDS encoding ABC transporter ATP-binding protein, with product MTSIAGDLRERPADHPAPDSAITFVSIEKRFGRSGVSVQALDGLSLGVPKGAVYGLLGPNGAGKSTLLRILAGLLTQDRGEVRIFGEAAGTANRRRLGMLIETPSFYPFLSAREHLQMLGRFTNTLPLVEPILRRIGLEQAADKTVSGFSLGMKQRLGIGCALIGQPEAIILDEPTNGLDPDGILEMRALIGELAHRDGLTVLLSSHLLDEVQRVCDRVAILQHGRLVAEGAVADMLDRDGRFWISVDTPDVLLQRLGAQAEAGDGGIYVRTEREQVPDLIASLSAAGMRIHEAKWVKPDLETIFLSQTREAGR
- a CDS encoding adenylosuccinate synthase, which produces MTNVVVIGSQWGDEGKGKIVDWLSERADIVVRFQGGHNAGHTLVIDGVSYKLSLLPSGVVRPGKKAVIGNGVVVDPHALIAEIGRLKDQGVSVTPDNLRIAENATLILSLHRELDGMREDAASNSGTKIGTTRRGIGPAYEDKVGRRAIRVMDLADLDALEGKVERILTHHNALRRGFGVAEIEHKTIMEELTSIADRVLPFMDSVWVLLDKERRKGSRILFEGAQGSLLDIDHGTYPFVTSSNTVAGQAAAGSGMGPGSLGYILGITKAYTTRVGEGPFPTELHDEIGQFLGEKGHEFGTVTGRKRRCGWFDAALVRQSVATNGITGIALTKLDVLDGLEELKICVGYKLDGQEIDYLPAAQAAQARVEPIYITLEGWKESTVGARKWADLPAQAIKYVRQVEELIGAPVALLSTSPERDDTILVTDPFED
- a CDS encoding DMT family transporter encodes the protein MPIRAYIYLVITTLLWGGNTIAGKLALGHVSPMALSFGRWAVATLVIASISVPQIRKDWDLLKANWKLLIFYGAVGYAAFNGFLYTALKYTSAVNGAIEQGAIPVLIFVINFLLFRIPVSAIQILGFVISFAGAAVTASHGNLQTLLTLTLNYGDLLMLCAGIAYAVYTISLRWKPAVHWKSLMAVPALAAALTSLPLLWWEAGEGQMILPDARGWMIILYCGFFPSLISQILYIKGVEGIGANRAGLFINLVPVFGTLLSITLLGETLEYFHILALALVLGGIAIAEWGKPREPLKANA
- a CDS encoding metallophosphoesterase, with amino-acid sequence MGTDEVQQDGLRPRVTIEPGTYSAIYAVGDVHGCLEPLLALEDKIKEDASLREGRKLIVMLGDYIDRGPQSAAVLYHLSAAPPVGFDRICLRGNHDDAFLDYLKGDPAGDWYLEHGADTTLRSYGLDVEAHGPFVGSNFALRQAVRSVVPASHVEFLEATAVMVTVGADVFVHAGIRPGRPLVEQEDEDLLWIRRSFLDLGPGLPVRVFHGHTPMREAFVGPDRVSLDTHCYKSGRLTAARLSDGEVDILSVG